The region AAATGAAATACGATATTATAGTTTTAGGAAGTGGTCCTGGTGGATATGTAACTGCAATTAGAGCTTCTCAATTAGGCTTTAAAGTAGCCGTTATTGAGAAAGAAAACTTAGGTGGAATTTGCTTAAACTGGGGTTGTATCCCAACTAAAGCTTTATTAAAATCTGCTCAAGTATTTGATTATTTAAAACATGCTGCTGACTACGGATTAAAAGTTGACAATGTAGATAAAGATTTTGGAGCTGTAATTGCTCGTTCAAGAGGTGTTGCTGATGGAATGAGTAAAGGTGTTCAGTTCTTAATGAAAAAAAATAAAATCGATGTAATTGATGGTTTTGGTAAAGTAAAACCAGGTAAAAAAGTGGAAGTTACAGCTGCAGATGGTAAAGTGACTGTTTTAGATGCTGACCATATTATTATTGCAACAGGTGCGCGTTCAAGAGAATTACCTAATTTACCTCAAGACGGTAAAAAAGTAATTGGATACCGCCAAGCAATGACTTTAGCTGAACAACCTAAAAAATTAATTGTTGTAGGTTCTGGTGCTATTGGTGTTGAATTTGCTCATTTTTATAATTCAATGGGAACAGATGTAACTATTGTAGAATTTATGCCAAACATTGTTCCGGTTGAAGATGAAGACATCTCAAAACAATTTGAGCGTTCTTTGAAGAAATCAGGAATCACAATTATGACTAATGCATCTGTTGAAAAAGTAGATACTTCTGGTTCAGGTGTTAAAGCTACTGTTAAAACCGCTAAAGGGGAAGAAATTTTAGAAGCTGATGTTGTTTTATCTGCAGTTGGAATTAAATCAAATATTGAAAATATTGGTTTAGAAGATGTTGGTATTGCTACTGATAGAGATAAAATCTTAGTAAATTCGTATTACCAAACTAATGTTCCTGGTTATTATGCAATTGGAGATGTAGTACCTGGTCAAGCTTTAGCTCACGT is a window of Flavobacterium indicum GPTSA100-9 = DSM 17447 DNA encoding:
- the lpdA gene encoding dihydrolipoyl dehydrogenase; its protein translation is MKYDIIVLGSGPGGYVTAIRASQLGFKVAVIEKENLGGICLNWGCIPTKALLKSAQVFDYLKHAADYGLKVDNVDKDFGAVIARSRGVADGMSKGVQFLMKKNKIDVIDGFGKVKPGKKVEVTAADGKVTVLDADHIIIATGARSRELPNLPQDGKKVIGYRQAMTLAEQPKKLIVVGSGAIGVEFAHFYNSMGTDVTIVEFMPNIVPVEDEDISKQFERSLKKSGITIMTNASVEKVDTSGSGVKATVKTAKGEEILEADVVLSAVGIKSNIENIGLEDVGIATDRDKILVNSYYQTNVPGYYAIGDVVPGQALAHVASAEGILCVEKIAGLHVEPLDYGNIPGCTYATPEIASVGLTEKAAKEKGYEIKVGKFPFSASGKAKAAGTPDGFVKVIFDAKYGEWLGCHMIGAGVTDMIAEAVVARKLETTGHEILKAVHPHPTMSEAVMEAVADAYGEVIHL